A region of Cheilinus undulatus linkage group 10, ASM1832078v1, whole genome shotgun sequence DNA encodes the following proteins:
- the pttg1 gene encoding securin: MANIIFAEQENARLHAPSIKMRQRLQSAPEKLLKSPVTAKTFATPLPSGRKAFGTVNKKISTPAVNPQEKKLLKPQETKVKQALQTKVEEYPEIEKFIPYDPLEFEKYSISEDLIPLSGFALPGLACFPQTPHPHIDDLKPIDPLPNLSPVKMPDFPDCRSELDAFLQTLDELTVELPPEPDTD, encoded by the exons atgGCCAACATAATCTTTGCAGAGCAAGAAAATGCACGTCTTCATGCACCTTCCATTAAGATGCGACAGCGACTTCAGTCAGCACCGG AGAAACTTTTGAAATCTCCTGTGACTGCCAAAACCTTTGCCACTCCTCTACCATCTGGCCGGAAGGCTTTTGGTactgtcaacaaaaaaatctcaacGCCAGCAGTCAACCCACAAGAGAAAAAACTTCTAAAACCACAG GAAACCAAAGTCAAACAGGCTCTTCAGACCAAAGTGGAGGAATATCCAGAAATTGAAAAGTTTATTCCCTATGACCCATTAG AGTTTGAGAAGTACAGCATTTCTGAAGATTTGATTCCTCTCAGTGGCTTCGCTCTACCTGGACTGGCTTGTTTCCCACAAACTCCACATCCACACATAGATGACCTGAAACCGATTGATCCACTTCCAAACCTGTCACCTGTAAAGATGCCAGATTTTCCAG ATTGCCGCTCGGAGCTTGACGCCTTTCTGCAAACCCTTGATGAGCTGACTGTGGAACTTCCTCCAGAGCCTGACACTGATTGA
- the sowahd gene encoding ankyrin repeat domain-containing protein SOWAHD — MYDSRSDDAGSEPAVSNADAHGSRGSRQGSVVERLSRYGMQVMPGAFQPQRRSRLQRQREVTDSSAHGELQREAPERSSLTPAMRKKYLKELLLGNSSHSGLSSVLSSQSDSVSSDQDADWALYPMEHAWMLSAVEGSYETILEFISADPHLLTRKDFISGYSVLHWLAKRGQDETLIKLLRFAEKAGINVNVNVRGSGGLTPLHVASMHRQYMVIKLLVGAFGANVDAMDYNGKRPWQYLEGDAPQEMKELLGTWDDEHSRGYAHNINNNSNISGAGAAIMTAHDEVDSRETVEVMNSFHRTTRGGSWRFGSLRKLLPSLSFLGNKS; from the coding sequence ATGTATGACAGCAGATCGGATGATGCTGGATCTGAACCAGCTGTCAGCAATGCGGACGCCCACGGCAGCAGGGGGTCCAGACAGGGCTCCGTTGTGGAGCGGCTCTCGAGGTATGGCATGCAGGTCATGCCGGGTGCTTTCCAGCCGCAGCGTAGGTCGCGGctgcagaggcagagagaggtCACTGACAGCTCCGCGCACGGAGAACTGCAGAGAGAAGCTCCGGAGAGAAGCTCGCTCACACCGGCTATGCGTAAAAAGTACCTGAAAGAGCTGCTGTTGGGTAACTCATCTCATAGCGGGCTTAGCAGCGTGTTATCCTCACAGTCTGACAGCGTGTCCTCAGACCAGGACGCAGACTGGGCTCTGTACCCGATGGAGCACGCCTGGATGCTGAGCGCAGTGGAGGGGAGCTATGAAACCATCCTGGAGTTCATCTCCGCGGACCCACATCTATTGACAAGGAAGGATTTTATCAGTGGATACTCTGTCCTTCACTGGCTGGCCAAGAGAGGACAGGACGAGACTCTGATCAAACTTTTGCGGTTCGCAGAAAAGGCGGGGATCAATGTTAATGTGAACGTGCGGGGCAGCGGAGGGCTCACCCCGCTGCACGTCGCCAGCATGCACAGACAGTACATGGTCATCAAGCTGCTGGTGGGCGCGTTCGGTGCCAACGTCGATGCCATGGATTACAATGGGAAGAGACCCTGGCAGTATCTGGAGGGAGACGCCCCGCAGGAGATGAAGGAGCTGCTGGGGACCTGGGACGATGAGCACAGCCGTGGATATGCGCACAACATTAACAATAACAGCAACATCAGCGGCGCTGGAGCAGCGATTATGACTGCGCACGATGAAGTGGATAGTAGAGAGACTGTGGAGGTCATGAACTCCTTTCACCGGACTACAAGGGGGGGCAGCTGGAGGTTTGGGTCACTGAGGAAGCTGCTACCCTCGTTGTCATTCCTGGGAAATAAGAGCTGA
- the rpl39 gene encoding 60S ribosomal protein L39, whose amino-acid sequence MSSHKTFRIKRFLAKKQKQNRPIPQWIRMKTGNKIRYNSKRRHWRRTKLGL is encoded by the exons ATG tcGTCACACAAGACTTTCAGGATTAAGCGCTTCCTCGCTAAGAAGCAGAAACAGAACAGGCCCATTCCTCAGTGGATCAGAATGAAGACTGGCAACAAGATCAG gTACAACTCCAAGAGGAGACACTGGAGGAGGACCAAGCTTGGCCTGTAA